A genome region from Syntrophaceae bacterium includes the following:
- the rmuC gene encoding DNA recombination protein RmuC, whose product MSIEIVVVFLTGFAAGGLLLWVLTRLVAQRECMRQTDEIRQSLGGRVSEMEGRARYAEGQMDQLRRQLETSKSEIEGLRKSLDDERIQAVEAQARLDEAARSIERQREIIERMKTEMTDTFRAQASAALESSNRSFLELAEENLGRILEQTKGKLGEHQAGLEGTIRPLQETLRRYEEQLRDLEKARAEQSWNLTQQIRALAEMNESLQRETSSLSTALRKPQVSGAWGQMSLRRAAELAGMVPWCDFYEQVTVDTESGRLRPDMIVRLPNGRAIVIDAKAPVDAFLTALQAVTEEERKRAFAGYVAAVRAHMNALGSKAYWDQFEESPELVVMYLPGETFFSAAIENDPGLIEDGSLRKVILATPTTLIALLKAVAYGWQQEQVATGAREINRLGRELYERFAVVADHITRAGASLAKAVEAHNEAVRSIETRLMPSFRRFRELGVSTSRELPEAMDEIRVTAREQIAGVESGEKT is encoded by the coding sequence ATGTCGATCGAGATCGTGGTCGTTTTCTTGACGGGGTTTGCGGCGGGCGGCCTGCTCCTGTGGGTCCTGACGCGGCTCGTTGCCCAGAGGGAATGCATGCGGCAGACCGACGAGATCCGGCAGAGCCTCGGCGGCCGGGTTTCCGAGATGGAGGGCCGCGCCCGCTACGCCGAGGGCCAGATGGACCAGCTGCGCCGCCAGCTCGAGACGTCGAAGAGCGAAATCGAGGGGTTGCGCAAGTCACTCGACGACGAGCGCATCCAGGCCGTGGAGGCCCAGGCGCGGCTGGACGAGGCCGCCCGCAGCATCGAGCGGCAGCGGGAGATCATCGAGCGGATGAAGACGGAGATGACCGACACCTTCCGGGCCCAGGCGTCGGCCGCCCTCGAGAGCAGCAACCGCAGCTTCCTGGAGCTGGCCGAGGAGAACCTCGGCAGGATCCTCGAGCAGACGAAGGGGAAGCTGGGCGAGCACCAGGCGGGGCTCGAGGGGACGATCCGGCCTCTCCAGGAGACGCTCAGGCGATACGAGGAGCAGCTGCGGGACCTGGAAAAGGCCCGCGCCGAGCAGTCCTGGAACCTGACCCAGCAGATCAGGGCCCTTGCCGAGATGAATGAGTCGCTGCAGCGGGAGACCTCGAGCCTCTCCACAGCGCTTCGCAAGCCGCAGGTGAGCGGCGCCTGGGGCCAGATGTCGCTGCGGCGCGCGGCGGAACTGGCCGGCATGGTGCCCTGGTGCGACTTCTATGAGCAGGTCACCGTGGACACCGAGTCGGGCAGGCTCCGGCCCGACATGATCGTCCGCCTGCCCAACGGGCGTGCGATCGTCATCGACGCCAAGGCCCCCGTGGACGCGTTTCTCACCGCCCTGCAGGCCGTCACCGAGGAGGAGCGCAAGAGGGCCTTTGCGGGGTACGTCGCCGCCGTGCGCGCCCACATGAACGCCCTGGGGTCCAAGGCCTACTGGGACCAGTTCGAGGAGTCGCCGGAGCTGGTTGTCATGTACCTGCCGGGCGAGACCTTTTTCAGCGCCGCCATCGAGAACGACCCGGGCCTCATCGAGGACGGCAGCCTCCGGAAGGTCATCCTCGCCACCCCCACGACGCTCATCGCGCTGCTGAAGGCCGTGGCCTACGGCTGGCAGCAGGAACAGGTGGCAACCGGGGCCCGGGAGATCAACCGCCTGGGCCGGGAGCTCTACGAGCGCTTCGCCGTCGTGGCGGACCACATCACGAGGGCGGGGGCAAGCCTCGCGAAGGCCGTCGAGGCCCACAACGAGGCCGTCCGCTCCATCGAGACGCGCCTCATGCCCTCCTTCCGCCGCTTCCGTGAACTGGGCGTCTCGACCAGCCGGGAACTGCCCGAGGCCATGGACGAGATCCGGGTGACGGCCCGCGAGCAGATCGCGGGAGTGGAGTCGGGCGAAAAGACCTGA
- a CDS encoding NAD(P)H-hydrate dehydratase, protein MKVATTEEMRTMDRHAIETLGIPDEILMENAGGAAYYALAGETEIAGRRFAVLCGGGNNGGDGFVVARKIHSGGGIVKVFLLADKSRFRGAARKNLDILLNLAVDVRPVESAGDVRSYILQADAVIDAIFGTGLDRDVEGLHREVIELVNALGKPVLSLDIPSGVNGDTGSVMGTAIRAAATVTFGLPKRGNLLYPGFACGGKLYVTHISFPPELYDSEEIRMEVNDPLPLPARSPWGHKGDFGDALFVAGASGYYGAPAFSALSFLKAGGGYSRLAAPASVVPGLAAQAGEIVFVPQKETPSGSIALKNKSALLELAERVDLVVLGPGLSLAEETQKLVRELAARIEKPILIDGDGITAVAKNPRFLKRRRYETILTPHAGEMARITGKGVEAIEKDPVGILQETAAALDSIIVLKGAHTLIGLPDGRVFINMSGNSGMATAGSGDVLTGAIGAMFGLGLAVPEAVRAGVFVHGLAGDLAAADKGEDGITARDIMEGLPRAVAMVRAGDLGDLAEKKGLYII, encoded by the coding sequence ATGAAGGTTGCCACGACGGAAGAGATGAGGACGATGGACCGTCATGCCATCGAGACGCTGGGCATCCCCGACGAGATCCTCATGGAGAATGCCGGGGGCGCCGCCTATTACGCGCTGGCCGGCGAGACGGAAATTGCGGGGAGGCGCTTCGCCGTTCTCTGCGGCGGCGGTAACAACGGCGGCGACGGCTTCGTCGTGGCCCGGAAGATCCACTCGGGCGGCGGCATCGTCAAGGTTTTCCTGCTTGCCGACAAAAGCCGCTTCCGCGGGGCCGCGCGCAAGAACCTCGACATTCTCCTCAACCTCGCCGTCGATGTCCGGCCCGTGGAGTCTGCCGGCGACGTGCGGAGCTACATCTTGCAGGCCGACGCCGTCATCGACGCCATCTTCGGCACCGGGCTCGACCGCGACGTGGAGGGCCTTCACCGGGAGGTGATCGAACTCGTCAACGCGCTGGGCAAGCCCGTCCTGAGCCTCGACATCCCATCGGGCGTCAATGGGGACACGGGCTCCGTGATGGGGACGGCCATCCGGGCGGCGGCCACGGTGACCTTCGGACTGCCGAAGCGGGGCAACCTGCTCTACCCCGGGTTTGCCTGCGGGGGAAAGCTCTACGTGACCCACATCTCCTTCCCCCCCGAGCTCTACGACTCGGAGGAGATCCGCATGGAGGTCAACGACCCGCTGCCGCTGCCCGCCCGCAGTCCCTGGGGGCACAAGGGCGATTTCGGCGACGCTCTCTTCGTCGCGGGGGCTTCCGGCTACTACGGGGCCCCGGCGTTCTCGGCGCTGTCCTTCCTCAAGGCGGGCGGCGGCTACTCGCGCCTGGCGGCGCCTGCGTCTGTGGTCCCGGGGTTGGCCGCGCAGGCGGGCGAGATCGTCTTCGTCCCTCAAAAGGAGACGCCGTCGGGAAGCATCGCCCTGAAAAACAAATCGGCCCTGCTCGAACTGGCGGAACGCGTGGACCTGGTCGTTCTGGGGCCGGGTCTCTCGCTGGCCGAGGAGACGCAGAAGCTCGTGCGGGAGCTGGCGGCCAGGATCGAGAAGCCCATCCTCATCGATGGCGACGGGATTACGGCCGTGGCGAAAAACCCCCGGTTTCTCAAGCGCCGCCGCTACGAGACCATTCTCACGCCCCACGCGGGCGAGATGGCCCGCATCACCGGCAAGGGCGTCGAGGCGATCGAGAAGGACCCCGTCGGGATCCTGCAGGAGACGGCTGCCGCCCTCGACTCGATCATCGTGCTCAAGGGCGCCCACACGCTCATCGGCTTGCCCGACGGCCGCGTGTTCATCAACATGAGCGGCAACTCGGGGATGGCCACGGCGGGCTCGGGCGACGTGCTGACGGGGGCCATCGGGGCCATGTTCGGCCTGGGCCTCGCGGTCCCGGAGGCGGTGCGGGCCGGCGTGTTCGTCCACGGGCTGGCGGGAGACCTCGCGGCGGCCGACAAGGGGGAGGACGGCATCACGGCGCGCGACATCATGGAGGGTCTGCCCAGGGCCGTCGCCATGGTCCGGGCTGGCGACCTGGGAGACTTGGCGGAGAAGAAGGGGCTTTACATCATCTGA
- a CDS encoding HU family DNA-binding protein yields MNKGQLVEVVAKALGSKSAAEKAINATLKAVSDALKKGDKVTLVGFGTFSVSKRAARTGRNPQTGKEIKIKAKKVPKFTAGKALKDIIR; encoded by the coding sequence ATGAACAAGGGACAGCTTGTTGAAGTGGTAGCCAAGGCACTTGGCTCCAAGAGCGCGGCGGAGAAGGCCATCAACGCAACCCTGAAGGCGGTCTCGGATGCCCTGAAGAAGGGCGACAAGGTCACGCTGGTCGGCTTCGGCACCTTCTCGGTCTCCAAGCGCGCCGCCCGCACCGGCCGCAACCCCCAGACCGGCAAGGAAATCAAGATCAAGGCGAAGAAGGTACCCAAGTTCACCGCCGGCAAGGCTCTCAAGGACATCATCCGGTAA
- a CDS encoding superoxide dismutase codes for MGNTLYSLPKLSFGYKDLEPFISEEQLRLHHEKHHAAYVAGANGVLERLEKARREKADLDMKSTLKELSFHVGGHILHSLFWANLAPKGKAADRPVGLLSAAIDKEFGGYEQFKKEFTQAAVSAEGSGWAALSYCALTNRPLIVQIEKHNVNVYPSLRILLVLDVWEHAYYLDYRNLRAKFVESFWNIVNWDEANRRFEHSLK; via the coding sequence ATGGGAAACACACTTTACTCTCTGCCCAAGCTGTCCTTCGGGTACAAGGACCTCGAACCCTTCATCTCCGAGGAGCAGCTGCGGCTGCACCACGAGAAGCATCACGCGGCTTACGTCGCAGGGGCCAACGGCGTGCTGGAGCGGCTCGAAAAGGCCCGCCGGGAAAAGGCCGACCTTGACATGAAATCGACGCTCAAGGAGCTGTCGTTCCACGTGGGCGGGCACATTCTCCACTCCCTGTTCTGGGCGAACCTGGCCCCGAAGGGCAAGGCGGCCGACAGGCCCGTGGGGCTCCTGTCCGCGGCCATCGACAAGGAGTTCGGCGGCTACGAGCAGTTCAAGAAGGAGTTCACCCAGGCGGCCGTCAGCGCCGAGGGATCCGGGTGGGCGGCGCTGAGTTACTGCGCTCTGACCAACCGGCCGCTGATCGTGCAGATCGAAAAGCACAACGTCAACGTCTACCCCTCGCTCAGGATTCTCCTGGTTCTGGACGTCTGGGAACACGCCTACTATCTGGATTACCGGAATCTCCGGGCGAAGTTCGTCGAGTCCTTCTGGAACATCGTGAACTGGGACGAGGCGAACAGGCGCTTTGAGCATTCGCTGAAGTAG
- a CDS encoding flavodoxin family protein: MKVLILYFSRTGNTKKLAEEIARGVSEVEGVQAILRSTADVTKEDFVAADGIIAGSPVYFGSMAAPLKDVLDKYVGVRKKMENKVGAAFATSADPSGGKETTMISIIQALLIYGMIVVGDPLDATGHYGVSCLGAPDAAAAENGRKLGKRVAALVKKLRG; the protein is encoded by the coding sequence ATGAAAGTACTGATCCTTTACTTTTCCCGGACGGGAAACACGAAGAAGCTGGCCGAGGAGATCGCCAGGGGCGTTTCGGAAGTCGAGGGTGTGCAGGCCATCCTCCGATCCACGGCGGACGTCACGAAGGAGGATTTCGTGGCCGCCGACGGGATCATCGCGGGTTCTCCCGTCTACTTCGGCTCCATGGCGGCGCCCCTCAAGGATGTCCTTGACAAGTACGTGGGGGTGCGGAAGAAGATGGAAAACAAGGTGGGCGCCGCCTTCGCCACGAGTGCCGACCCGTCGGGCGGCAAGGAGACGACGATGATCTCCATCATCCAGGCGCTTCTGATCTACGGGATGATCGTTGTCGGCGACCCCCTCGATGCCACGGGGCACTACGGCGTGTCCTGCCTCGGGGCCCCTGACGCGGCGGCGGCGGAAAACGGCCGCAAGCTGGGCAAGAGGGTGGCGGCACTGGTTAAGAAGCTAAGAGGGTAA
- a CDS encoding divalent-cation tolerance protein CutA encodes MGDFIQVTTTAPSREEAERIARSLVERRLAACVQVAGPIESHYRWKGTLERSTEWLCLIKTRRANYAAVEAAIRAGHPYEVPEIVACPIEAGSEPYLAWLSAETAE; translated from the coding sequence ATGGGCGATTTCATCCAGGTGACGACCACGGCACCCTCAAGGGAGGAGGCGGAACGCATCGCGCGAAGCCTCGTGGAGCGGAGGCTGGCGGCCTGTGTCCAGGTTGCGGGCCCCATCGAGAGCCACTATCGCTGGAAGGGGACCCTGGAGAGGTCCACGGAGTGGCTCTGCCTCATCAAGACGAGGCGGGCGAACTACGCGGCCGTCGAGGCGGCCATCCGCGCCGGCCACCCCTACGAGGTGCCCGAGATCGTCGCCTGCCCCATCGAGGCGGGCAGTGAACCCTACCTGGCCTGGCTTTCCGCCGAGACGGCGGAATGA
- a CDS encoding prenyltransferase has product MRIKIETSGNARGTRRASAWIQAFRVHFVPPSFLPVTLAAAVAWARHGVFDPFAFLLVFIGVTVHHFGLNMLDDVLDYLHAVDRAWGDEKNPYTGGSGVLTEGLLSVEDLKRGIAACYGVTIAIWITLASMKGWPVLLIGAVGILSSIFYTVPPVKFAYRGFGELGLLVNFGPVLVMGSYYVQRQTFDAEPLIISLVPGFLMWSMIVINEIPDYEEDRLSGKMNLVARYGRETGVVLYRAGLAGAFVTLAGSVLSGVAPPPVLLGLAALPEALRSVRVLRENYRDRLKMIPANIAIIKVYLITGVAMVVGYLIHGVMGW; this is encoded by the coding sequence ATGCGGATCAAGATCGAGACATCCGGAAACGCGCGGGGGACCCGCCGGGCGTCCGCCTGGATCCAGGCCTTCCGCGTTCACTTCGTGCCCCCCAGCTTCCTGCCCGTGACGCTGGCCGCCGCCGTCGCCTGGGCGAGGCACGGGGTTTTCGATCCCTTCGCCTTCCTGCTCGTCTTCATCGGGGTGACGGTGCATCACTTCGGCCTCAACATGCTCGACGACGTCCTCGACTATCTCCACGCCGTCGACCGGGCCTGGGGGGACGAGAAGAACCCCTACACGGGGGGCAGCGGGGTGCTCACCGAGGGCCTGCTCAGCGTGGAGGACCTCAAGCGGGGCATCGCCGCCTGCTACGGCGTCACGATCGCGATCTGGATCACCCTGGCATCGATGAAGGGGTGGCCCGTTCTGCTCATCGGGGCCGTCGGGATCCTTTCGTCGATCTTCTATACCGTCCCCCCCGTCAAGTTCGCCTACCGGGGGTTCGGCGAGCTGGGGCTGCTGGTCAACTTCGGTCCCGTCCTCGTCATGGGGTCCTACTACGTCCAGCGGCAGACCTTCGATGCCGAGCCGCTGATCATTTCCCTCGTCCCCGGGTTTCTCATGTGGTCCATGATCGTCATCAACGAGATCCCCGACTACGAGGAGGACCGCCTGAGCGGCAAGATGAACCTCGTGGCCCGCTACGGCCGCGAGACCGGAGTCGTCCTCTACCGGGCGGGCCTTGCCGGGGCCTTCGTGACCCTGGCCGGGTCGGTGCTGTCCGGCGTGGCGCCGCCGCCCGTGCTCCTGGGTCTTGCCGCGCTGCCGGAGGCGCTCCGATCGGTGAGGGTCCTCAGGGAGAACTACCGTGACCGGCTCAAGATGATCCCCGCGAACATTGCCATCATCAAGGTGTACCTCATCACGGGAGTCGCCATGGTGGTGGGCTATCTGATTCACGGGGTGATGGGGTGGTGA
- a CDS encoding prolipoprotein diacylglyceryl transferase: MDNFIAFWQHLPSKIDPNIFSIGSFQFRWYSLMYIVAFALTYLLVAYRLRTEKFPYKLETIQDLMIWAILGLIVGARLGYVLFYNLGYFLRHPLEIFLPFSFANGIRFVGISGMSYHGGLIGVVAAALLFCHRRGLRFWDLADLFVPCIPLGYTFGRIGNFINGELWGRSTDVAWGMYFPLDPSRTLRHPSQLYEAFFEGLFLFAILWSLRRRRPFEGAFLAYYLAGYGAVRFFIEYVREPDAHIGLYFGLITIGQILCLAMILAGAGLYLLLQSRAVTARR; this comes from the coding sequence TTGGACAATTTCATCGCATTCTGGCAGCACCTGCCCTCGAAGATCGACCCGAACATTTTCTCGATCGGGTCCTTCCAGTTCCGCTGGTACAGCCTGATGTACATCGTGGCCTTCGCGCTGACGTACCTGCTGGTGGCCTACCGTCTGCGCACGGAGAAGTTCCCCTACAAGCTGGAGACGATCCAGGATCTCATGATCTGGGCGATCCTCGGGTTGATCGTGGGCGCACGGCTCGGCTACGTGCTGTTCTACAACCTGGGGTACTTCCTCCGGCACCCCCTGGAGATCTTCCTGCCGTTCAGCTTTGCCAACGGGATCCGGTTTGTCGGGATCAGCGGGATGTCCTATCACGGCGGGCTCATCGGCGTCGTTGCCGCGGCGCTGCTGTTCTGCCACCGCCGTGGGCTGCGGTTCTGGGACCTGGCGGACCTCTTCGTCCCCTGCATCCCGCTGGGCTACACCTTCGGGCGGATCGGCAACTTCATCAACGGCGAGCTCTGGGGCCGGTCGACGGACGTTGCCTGGGGCATGTACTTCCCGCTCGACCCGAGCCGGACGCTGCGGCACCCTTCGCAGCTCTACGAGGCCTTCTTCGAGGGACTCTTCCTCTTCGCGATCCTCTGGAGTCTCCGCCGCCGTCGGCCCTTCGAGGGGGCCTTTCTCGCCTACTACCTGGCCGGCTACGGGGCCGTCCGCTTCTTCATCGAGTACGTCCGGGAGCCCGACGCGCACATCGGCCTGTATTTCGGGCTGATCACCATCGGCCAGATCCTCTGCCTGGCCATGATCCTCGCGGGGGCCGGGCTCTATCTCCTCTTGCAGTCGCGGGCCGTTACCGCGAGACGCTGA
- a CDS encoding polyprenyl synthetase family protein, with protein sequence MNDVLRRYETDLKQVEEHLGRYLHSEVPFIPQVINHLITSGGKRFRPLMLLASADLCGYRGERRYPLSAVIEFIHTATLLHDDVVDGAETRRGKPSANNVWGNAAVVLVGDFLYSRSFTLMTRDGDLAIIKLISETTNTMAEGEVFQLLKCGDVGITEEDYFTLIEKKTAVLIAAACAVGGLMAGAAPERVEALRGFGHAMGLAFQLTDDTLDYVAAEKEFGKAIGMDIREGKITLPLIRTLARCTAAERETIRGIVERKQATEEDIRTVFGLIGKYDGIPYALGRARSIIAEGKARLAPFEDGEAKAALMAMADFIAERTL encoded by the coding sequence ATGAACGACGTCCTGCGCCGCTACGAGACCGACCTCAAGCAGGTGGAGGAGCACCTCGGCAGGTACCTCCACTCGGAGGTCCCCTTCATCCCCCAGGTCATCAACCACCTCATCACGAGCGGCGGCAAGCGGTTCCGCCCCCTCATGCTTTTGGCCTCGGCCGATCTGTGCGGCTACCGCGGGGAGAGGCGCTACCCCCTGTCGGCGGTCATCGAGTTCATCCACACGGCAACGCTGCTGCACGACGACGTGGTCGACGGTGCGGAGACGCGCAGGGGGAAGCCTTCGGCCAACAATGTCTGGGGCAACGCGGCGGTGGTGCTCGTGGGGGATTTCCTCTACTCGCGCTCCTTCACCCTGATGACGCGCGACGGGGACCTGGCCATCATCAAGCTCATCTCCGAGACGACGAACACCATGGCCGAGGGGGAGGTCTTCCAGCTGCTGAAGTGCGGCGACGTGGGAATCACCGAGGAGGACTACTTCACCCTCATCGAGAAGAAGACGGCGGTCCTCATCGCGGCGGCATGCGCCGTGGGGGGGCTCATGGCCGGGGCGGCCCCCGAGCGGGTCGAGGCCCTGCGGGGCTTCGGGCACGCCATGGGGCTCGCTTTCCAGCTTACCGACGACACCCTCGACTACGTGGCCGCCGAGAAGGAGTTCGGGAAGGCCATCGGCATGGACATCAGGGAAGGGAAGATCACCCTGCCGCTCATCCGGACGCTGGCACGGTGCACGGCCGCGGAAAGGGAAACCATCCGGGGGATCGTGGAGCGCAAGCAGGCGACGGAAGAGGACATCCGGACGGTCTTCGGCCTCATCGGAAAATACGACGGCATCCCTTACGCCCTGGGCCGCGCCAGGAGCATCATCGCCGAGGGCAAGGCGCGGCTTGCCCCCTTCGAGGACGGCGAGGCGAAAGCGGCGCTGATGGCCATGGCCGACTTCATCGCCGAGCGCACCCTCTGA
- a CDS encoding kinase/pyrophosphorylase has translation MKRAVFFISDRTAITAETFGHSLLIQFDDVEFQKVTLPFIDTMWKAQDALEQINDAREHTGSRPIVFSTIVNSQIRKLILSCEAAVVDLFDAFIGTLEEELRVQPTLGGGSHHPSAGDELDIRINAVNYALTNDDGITTKNYDKADVILVGVSRTGKTPTCLYLGLQYGIFAANYPLTEEDLLIEYRKIPGVLQPYRDRLYGLTINPERLQKIRSARRPTGRYSSLEQCQKEVSLAEFLYVSKNIPYLNITTMSIEEIAATVMHKNKLQRRIF, from the coding sequence ATCAAGCGAGCCGTTTTCTTCATCTCCGACCGGACGGCGATCACCGCCGAAACCTTCGGACACAGCCTTCTCATCCAGTTCGACGACGTCGAATTCCAGAAGGTCACGCTCCCCTTCATCGACACGATGTGGAAGGCGCAGGACGCCCTCGAGCAGATCAACGACGCGAGGGAGCACACGGGCTCTCGCCCCATCGTCTTCAGCACGATCGTCAACTCCCAGATCCGCAAGCTGATCCTTTCCTGCGAGGCCGCCGTGGTGGATCTGTTCGACGCCTTCATCGGTACCCTCGAGGAGGAGCTGCGCGTCCAGCCGACTCTCGGCGGGGGATCCCACCACCCCTCGGCAGGCGACGAGCTCGACATCCGGATCAACGCCGTCAACTACGCCCTGACGAACGATGACGGGATCACGACCAAGAATTACGACAAGGCCGACGTGATCCTCGTCGGCGTCTCGCGCACCGGCAAGACGCCCACCTGCCTCTACCTGGGGCTGCAGTACGGGATTTTTGCGGCCAACTACCCGCTGACCGAAGAGGACCTGCTCATCGAGTACCGGAAGATTCCCGGCGTTCTCCAGCCCTACAGGGACCGGCTCTACGGCCTCACGATCAACCCCGAGAGGCTCCAGAAGATCCGGTCCGCCCGCCGGCCGACCGGGCGGTACTCGTCGCTCGAGCAGTGCCAGAAGGAGGTCTCCCTGGCGGAGTTCCTCTACGTCTCCAAGAACATCCCCTACCTCAACATCACCACCATGTCGATCGAGGAGATCGCCGCGACCGTGATGCACAAGAACAAGCTGCAGCGGCGGATCTTCTAA